A window of Aliarcobacter trophiarum LMG 25534 contains these coding sequences:
- a CDS encoding ankyrin repeat domain-containing protein, with the protein MLGFFRADENAFIKELMSTNINIAKVKKYIANGVNINEVDEKGRNYLFFFATKKNFNAIKVLISLNIDMYKEDKLGKTVLSEACEKYDFMMIKFLLDNGFDANRKNSAGRTVLQDSVLLGNDKVFQILLNYNLDFDIKDNDGKNVVFDAIENGNLETLKKVIDNVKDINAVDKNGQTALFEAVLKDDLRLALALINIGIDVNIIDNHGQNVLYNTILQGMKNEILLKHLAKRGIDFNICDSREKTILDEIFYIMILQKYDKDIEDKRYMLINPKDDYLSLAVQIIEFGFKVDLLDKQGKTALQKELDRKNFANAEFLINCGASLNIFDEHHRSLFHIEVLKGYSNNKIIDFLMTKGANLNQRDKYFRTIIDNLIEIILISNGEKPRNSSLDEYIKEDGGFDILLKKLLVHEADISYTRVDGKNIVFDLIPYDSFEILDILVEYGIDLNQKDLDGNTPLMYLVDEGLRLEDRTLKAYFVKRLQNFLKYRINMDIQDKNGKTVIHKAVIADDLLIVEKLMIKKANLNIKDNHGRTALHHTQWKGNYEIARWLILAGADINMPDNSGFNILNYAAILGHTRLVITLISSGVLMNNPNPKNKKVAEFFKSKEKILDRLIAAEDISDSKMKNALMEVVTNFKKEINEALK; encoded by the coding sequence GTGTTAGGTTTTTTTAGAGCCGATGAAAATGCTTTTATAAAAGAGTTGATGTCTACAAACATTAATATTGCAAAAGTTAAAAAATATATTGCAAATGGTGTAAATATAAATGAAGTAGATGAAAAAGGAAGAAATTATCTTTTTTTCTTTGCAACTAAAAAGAATTTTAATGCAATAAAAGTTTTGATAAGCCTAAATATAGATATGTACAAAGAGGATAAGCTTGGCAAAACAGTCTTGAGTGAGGCCTGTGAAAAATATGATTTTATGATGATAAAATTTTTACTAGATAATGGTTTTGATGCAAATAGAAAAAACTCTGCTGGAAGAACTGTTTTGCAAGATAGTGTACTTTTAGGAAATGATAAAGTTTTTCAGATACTTTTAAACTATAATTTAGATTTTGATATAAAAGATAATGATGGGAAAAATGTAGTTTTTGATGCTATAGAGAATGGAAATTTAGAGACACTAAAAAAAGTTATTGATAATGTAAAAGATATAAATGCTGTTGATAAAAATGGGCAAACAGCACTTTTTGAAGCAGTTTTAAAAGATGATTTAAGATTGGCTTTGGCTTTAATTAATATTGGAATAGATGTAAATATCATAGATAATCACGGACAAAATGTATTATATAATACTATTTTACAAGGTATGAAAAATGAGATACTTCTAAAACACCTTGCAAAGCGAGGGATAGATTTTAATATATGTGATAGTAGAGAAAAGACAATTTTAGATGAGATTTTCTACATAATGATTTTGCAAAAATATGATAAGGATATTGAAGATAAAAGATATATGCTTATAAATCCAAAAGATGATTATCTATCTTTGGCTGTACAGATTATAGAGTTTGGATTTAAAGTTGATTTGCTTGATAAACAGGGAAAAACTGCTCTTCAAAAAGAGTTAGATAGGAAGAATTTTGCAAATGCAGAGTTTTTAATTAATTGTGGAGCTAGTCTAAATATATTTGATGAACATCATAGAAGCCTCTTTCATATAGAGGTTTTAAAAGGCTACTCAAACAATAAAATTATAGATTTTCTTATGACAAAAGGTGCAAATCTTAATCAAAGAGATAAATATTTTAGAACAATAATAGATAACCTAATAGAGATAATTCTAATTTCAAATGGAGAGAAACCTAGAAATTCTAGTTTGGATGAGTATATAAAAGAAGATGGTGGTTTTGATATTTTGCTAAAGAAACTTTTAGTTCATGAAGCAGATATAAGTTATACAAGAGTAGATGGTAAAAATATAGTTTTTGATTTAATCCCTTACGATAGTTTTGAAATTCTTGATATTTTAGTTGAGTATGGAATTGATTTAAATCAGAAAGATTTAGATGGAAATACTCCATTGATGTATCTGGTTGATGAAGGACTAAGATTAGAAGATAGAACTTTGAAAGCATATTTTGTAAAAAGGTTACAAAACTTTTTAAAATATAGAATAAATATGGATATTCAAGATAAAAATGGCAAAACAGTTATTCATAAGGCTGTAATTGCAGATGATTTACTAATAGTTGAAAAATTAATGATAAAAAAAGCAAACTTAAATATAAAAGATAATCATGGACGAACTGCACTTCATCACACACAATGGAAAGGAAACTATGAGATAGCAAGATGGTTAATTCTAGCTGGGGCTGATATAAATATGCCTGATAATAGTGGATTTAATATTTTAAATTATGCTGCAATTTTAGGACATACTAGACTTGTGATTACACTTATCTCTTCAGGTGTTCTAATGAATAATCCAAATCCAAAAAATAAAAAGGTGGCAGAGTTTTTTAAAAGTAAAGAGAAGATATTAGATAGACTAATTGCTGCAGAAGATATTAGTGATAGTAAGATGAAAAATGCTCTTATGGAAGTTGTTACAAACTTTAAAAAAGAGATAAATGAAGCTTTAAAATAA
- a CDS encoding helicase-related protein, protein MKENWQEQLKDLLNCDLKTLYPLARSLNRKLEFYVGPTNSGKTYNAMKKLKEANSGLYLAPLRLLALEGYEDLKESKIEASLITGEEQQLSEEAAHICSTIEMLDFDMEVDVAVIDEVQMLEDVDRGWAWVNAIIGVPAKKVIMTGSVNALDAVKKIVQYLGEDLEIIRHKRKNELKVLQKWTALEKLENGTALIAFSRAEVLKLKQKLQKKYSVSVIYGNLSPEVRRDEARRFRNGQSQILIATDAISMGLNLPIKTILFTTDTKFDGVSKRKISVNEIVQIAGRAGRFGIFEAGYLGATRRDVLEYIKEEFTASIKTIKPPFKVKINNSQLENLSMHLKTKSLTKVLNFFALNMKFAGPFEAANLSSMLEASRIVDSKDGLSLEEKYLLSQAPITTKSTIIVQAYNSYIASVIKKRPNHYKPSITLPKKAITQKDLLLVEDEVKKISLYLWLSYKLPELFPDHDKAFILRESFNRFIEKSLKGVLIDEKVEAKPFYKDESEKKNNFNSRRRKRF, encoded by the coding sequence ATGAAAGAAAATTGGCAAGAGCAACTAAAAGATTTATTAAATTGTGATTTAAAAACATTATATCCATTAGCAAGAAGCCTAAATAGAAAGTTAGAATTTTATGTTGGACCTACAAATAGTGGTAAAACTTATAATGCTATGAAAAAATTAAAAGAGGCAAATAGTGGACTTTATCTTGCTCCATTAAGGCTACTTGCACTTGAAGGTTATGAAGATTTAAAAGAGAGCAAAATAGAAGCATCTTTAATAACAGGTGAAGAGCAACAGTTAAGTGAAGAGGCAGCACATATTTGCTCAACTATTGAGATGTTAGATTTTGATATGGAAGTTGATGTTGCAGTTATTGATGAAGTACAAATGCTAGAAGATGTTGATAGAGGTTGGGCTTGGGTAAATGCTATTATTGGTGTTCCTGCTAAAAAAGTTATTATGACTGGAAGTGTAAATGCTCTTGATGCTGTAAAAAAAATAGTTCAATACTTGGGCGAAGATTTAGAGATAATAAGGCATAAAAGAAAAAATGAGTTAAAAGTTTTGCAAAAATGGACGGCACTTGAAAAGCTTGAGAATGGAACAGCTTTGATAGCTTTTTCAAGGGCAGAAGTTTTAAAACTAAAACAAAAACTTCAAAAAAAATACTCTGTATCTGTGATTTATGGAAATTTATCTCCTGAAGTAAGAAGAGATGAAGCAAGAAGATTTAGAAATGGACAAAGTCAAATTTTAATAGCAACAGATGCTATAAGTATGGGGTTAAATCTACCTATAAAAACAATACTTTTTACAACAGACACAAAGTTTGATGGAGTTAGTAAAAGAAAAATAAGTGTAAATGAGATAGTACAAATTGCAGGTCGTGCTGGAAGATTTGGAATTTTTGAAGCTGGATATTTGGGTGCTACACGAAGAGATGTTTTAGAGTATATAAAAGAGGAGTTTACAGCTTCTATAAAAACTATAAAACCTCCATTTAAAGTAAAAATCAATAATTCTCAATTAGAAAACCTTTCTATGCATCTAAAGACAAAATCGCTAACAAAAGTTTTAAACTTTTTTGCTTTAAATATGAAGTTTGCTGGTCCTTTTGAAGCTGCGAATTTATCAAGTATGCTAGAAGCTTCTAGGATAGTTGATAGTAAAGATGGTTTGAGTTTGGAAGAGAAATATCTTTTATCACAAGCTCCGATTACTACAAAATCAACTATTATTGTTCAAGCCTATAACTCATACATTGCAAGTGTAATTAAAAAACGACCAAATCACTACAAACCATCTATTACTTTACCAAAAAAAGCAATTACACAAAAAGATTTACTGCTTGTTGAAGATGAGGTAAAAAAAATATCTTTATATCTTTGGCTCTCATATAAGTTGCCTGAACTCTTCCCAGACCATGATAAAGCTTTTATTTTAAGAGAATCTTTTAATAGATTTATTGAAAAGTCTTTAAAAGGTGTTTTAATAGATGAAAAAGTAGAAGCGAAACCTTTTTATAAAGATGAAAGCGAGAAAAAAAATAATTTTAATTCAAGAAGAAGAAAAAGATTTTAA
- the trmA gene encoding tRNA (uridine(54)-C5)-methyltransferase TrmA, whose protein sequence is MNCKYFGSCASCTLYDKNYDEQLNYKIEREKDRFKNLVETDFDIIKSNSQNFRNRAEFRIWWEKDEENSKDTLSFAMNDFDKNILKIDSCSMVSLSIASLMPKILNELQKSMLLSFRLFAIEFLSSSTNDMLVTLIYHKKLEDEWINLAKEIEKNLNIKIIGRSRKQKIILSSDFINETLNVENQEFKFAYEENGFTQPNTAVNIKMIEWVLKNTPSSSKDLCELYCGGGNFTIPLSKKFNKVLATEISKTSIKSALRNCTLNNISNIEFVRMSSEELTEALEEKRAFNRLKNIDLKSYDFDTIFMDPPRSGLDDNTRALAKKFENIIYISCNPETLHRDLEELTKTHKIVKFALFDQFAYTKHIESGVILKKSSNTAII, encoded by the coding sequence ATGAACTGCAAATATTTTGGCTCTTGTGCTTCTTGTACACTTTATGATAAAAATTATGATGAGCAACTAAACTATAAGATAGAAAGAGAAAAAGATAGATTTAAAAATCTAGTAGAAACTGATTTTGATATCATAAAAAGCAACTCTCAAAATTTTAGAAATCGTGCTGAGTTTAGAATTTGGTGGGAGAAAGATGAAGAAAATAGCAAAGATACATTATCTTTTGCTATGAATGATTTTGATAAAAATATCTTAAAAATAGATAGTTGTTCTATGGTTAGTTTAAGTATTGCAAGCCTTATGCCAAAAATTTTAAATGAGCTTCAAAAATCTATGCTTCTATCTTTTAGGCTTTTTGCTATTGAATTTTTAAGTAGTAGCACAAATGATATGTTAGTAACTTTGATTTATCACAAAAAGCTAGAAGATGAGTGGATAAATCTAGCAAAAGAGATAGAAAAAAACCTAAATATCAAAATAATTGGAAGAAGCAGAAAACAAAAAATTATTTTAAGTAGTGATTTTATAAACGAAACACTCAATGTTGAAAACCAAGAGTTCAAATTTGCTTATGAAGAGAATGGTTTTACTCAACCAAATACCGCTGTAAATATAAAAATGATTGAGTGGGTTTTAAAAAACACTCCTAGCTCAAGCAAAGATTTATGTGAGCTTTATTGTGGAGGTGGAAATTTCACTATACCTTTAAGTAAAAAATTTAACAAAGTCTTAGCAACAGAGATATCAAAAACCTCTATAAAATCAGCTCTTAGAAATTGTACTTTAAATAATATATCAAATATTGAGTTTGTACGAATGAGTTCAGAAGAGCTAACAGAAGCTTTAGAAGAGAAAAGAGCTTTTAATAGATTAAAAAATATTGATTTAAAATCATACGATTTTGACACTATTTTTATGGATCCACCAAGAAGTGGACTAGATGATAATACAAGAGCTTTAGCAAAGAAATTTGAAAATATTATCTATATCTCTTGTAATCCAGAGACTCTGCATAGAGATTTAGAAGAATTAACAAAAACTCACAAAATAGTAAAATTTGCACTATTTGACCAGTTTGCATATACCAAACATATAGAAAGTGGTGTAATTTTAAAAAAGAGTTCAAATACAGCTATAATTTAA
- a CDS encoding flagellin: MRINTNVSSLNAQESSINTNNSIKSSLEKLSSGLRINKASDDASGLAIADKLRTQVTSINQGISNGNSAVALLQIADKSMAEQSKILDTIKSKLIQANTDTTSQAGRTAIAKDVNKLLDQLNNIANQTNYNGTALLQKSVGTAGSAKGAQTGLSFQIGESTADMIKTKSIKANVTGYSLTSLKTQVSAGAKLSAGATKTATGAFTRSFASAGQKAVDRAITVLNGYRGDIGSTQNQVESAVRNLMTQSTNIKAAESVIRDVDYAEESANFNKLNIISQAGSYAISQSNATQQNVLRLLQ, translated from the coding sequence ATGAGAATTAATACAAACGTATCTTCATTAAACGCACAAGAGTCTTCGATTAACACAAACAACAGTATCAAAAGCTCTTTAGAAAAACTTTCAAGTGGTTTAAGAATCAACAAAGCTTCTGATGATGCTTCTGGTCTTGCAATTGCTGATAAACTTAGAACACAAGTTACATCTATAAATCAAGGTATTTCAAATGGTAACTCAGCTGTTGCTTTACTTCAAATTGCTGATAAATCTATGGCTGAGCAATCAAAGATTTTAGATACTATTAAATCTAAATTAATCCAAGCAAATACAGATACTACATCTCAAGCTGGTAGAACTGCTATTGCAAAAGACGTAAACAAATTACTTGACCAATTAAATAATATTGCAAATCAAACTAACTATAATGGTACTGCATTATTACAAAAAAGTGTAGGTACTGCTGGTTCAGCTAAAGGTGCTCAAACTGGACTATCTTTCCAAATTGGTGAAAGTACAGCTGATATGATAAAAACAAAATCAATTAAAGCTAATGTTACTGGTTATAGTTTAACTTCTTTAAAAACTCAAGTTTCTGCTGGTGCTAAACTTTCTGCTGGTGCTACGAAAACAGCAACTGGTGCATTTACAAGATCTTTTGCTTCTGCTGGTCAAAAAGCTGTTGATAGAGCTATAACTGTATTAAATGGTTATAGAGGAGATATAGGTTCTACTCAAAACCAAGTTGAATCAGCAGTTAGAAACCTTATGACTCAATCTACAAATATTAAAGCAGCTGAGTCTGTAATTAGAGATGTTGATTATGCTGAAGAGAGTGCAAACTTTAATAAATTAAATATCATCTCTCAAGCTGGGTCATATGCGATTAGCCAATCAAATGCAACTCAACAAAATGTTCTTAGATTACTTCAATAG
- a CDS encoding flagellin — translation MKINTNISSLTAQEASTNTNRSIASSLEKLSTGLKINKASDDASGLAIADKLRTQVTSINQGISNGNSAIALLQIADKSMAEQSKILDTVKAKLIQANTDTTSQAGRTAIAKDVTKLLDQLNNIAKQTNYNGTALLQESATNGAAKSALSFQIGESTADLISTATIQANITGFSLVSLKGHVSNGAALSAGASAGTANAFTRSFASAGQKAVDRAITVLNGYRGDIGSTQNQVESAVRNLMTQSTNIKNAESVLRDVDYAEESANFNKLNIISQAGSYAISQSNAVSQNVLRLLQ, via the coding sequence ATGAAAATTAACACAAATATATCTTCGCTTACAGCTCAAGAAGCTTCTACAAATACAAATAGAAGTATAGCTAGTTCTTTAGAAAAACTAAGTACAGGTTTAAAAATCAATAAAGCTAGCGATGATGCTTCTGGTCTTGCAATTGCTGATAAACTTAGAACACAAGTTACATCTATAAACCAAGGTATTTCAAACGGTAACTCAGCTATTGCTTTACTTCAAATTGCTGATAAATCTATGGCTGAGCAGTCAAAGATTCTTGATACTGTAAAAGCAAAACTAATCCAAGCAAATACAGATACTACATCTCAAGCTGGTAGAACTGCTATTGCAAAAGATGTTACTAAATTACTTGACCAATTAAATAATATTGCAAAACAAACTAACTACAATGGTACTGCTTTACTTCAAGAAAGTGCTACAAATGGAGCTGCTAAATCTGCTTTATCTTTTCAAATTGGTGAAAGTACAGCAGATTTAATTTCAACAGCAACTATTCAAGCAAATATAACTGGATTTAGCCTTGTTTCATTAAAAGGTCATGTTTCAAATGGAGCTGCACTTTCTGCTGGTGCTTCTGCTGGTACTGCTAATGCATTCACAAGATCTTTTGCTTCTGCTGGTCAAAAAGCTGTTGATAGAGCTATAACTGTATTAAATGGTTATAGAGGAGATATAGGTTCTACTCAAAACCAAGTTGAATCAGCAGTTAGAAACCTTATGACTCAATCTACAAATATTAAAAATGCTGAATCTGTATTAAGAGATGTTGATTATGCGGAAGAGAGTGCAAACTTTAATAAACTAAATATAATATCTCAAGCTGGGTCATATGCTATTAGTCAATCAAATGCAGTTTCTCAAAATGTTCTTAGACTACTTCAATAA
- a CDS encoding motility associated factor glycosyltransferase family protein, which yields MTEAQIQLQNALTTTFLANLVFLSEYDNELYHRVDELSRMIERGEYKEKYALEFNMNDGDFDIYDILNDKYLYNKNPKKFNSELLRKSEQYEGNYILDLAEHFSPIHKGVPIIDKTNRFEFENMTQFNTLSVNNAWEYLNAIGDYIDNKKKRLKNIKKFIFLGTLLGRHIPKIAKNIDANMYLVLERNLEIFRLSLFTVDYTILAKKHVTFSIMDNVFDTETKISRFFKMNYLENYLIKFSTTTINIEEYIDNILNSLHILNPVAYDYNRMLYVHFNRATKYIKDGYKFLLFNKTKKSLNLLKNIPVLYIAAGPSLDDNIEWIKQNHNRFFIVTIGAAYKKLLLNNIHIDVISTLDQDFKALNEKQFDDESVEKISKNTIIFASNMTNENILKKFNKDNLFLYEVFSKLHKDNIVFQGFSVGEITLNILLDLNIKELYLIGLDLALNQETGESHSKDSNSATTKLNLNEKINRDTYSARESLIKVKGNYREYVYTTPMFFSSIKSLEEKVKIKFKDVVIYNLSTNGAFFNGVIPVKQEDINFNELKKVEFGYDELIKKLKYYSLTGISSKSKEIINKEIGFIEKNIIEIIDKIKKTKYKNFEELLVDEYSILTTLDINNCDLLYQILVNYFQISAPYLLYHFNDIKIKDESKKVKKIHEISIRQIRDIIEDYLLCLKRVI from the coding sequence ATGACAGAAGCACAAATACAATTACAAAATGCACTCACAACTACTTTTTTGGCAAATTTAGTATTTTTAAGTGAGTATGATAATGAACTCTATCATAGAGTAGATGAGTTATCAAGAATGATAGAAAGAGGAGAATATAAAGAGAAATATGCACTAGAATTTAATATGAATGATGGTGACTTTGATATTTATGATATTTTAAATGATAAATATTTGTACAATAAGAATCCAAAAAAATTTAATAGTGAATTACTAAGAAAATCTGAACAATATGAAGGAAATTATATATTGGATTTAGCAGAACATTTTTCTCCTATTCATAAAGGTGTACCTATTATTGATAAAACAAATAGATTTGAGTTTGAAAATATGACTCAGTTTAATACTTTAAGTGTAAATAATGCTTGGGAGTATCTAAATGCTATTGGAGACTATATTGATAACAAGAAAAAAAGATTAAAAAATATAAAAAAATTTATTTTTTTAGGGACGCTTTTAGGAAGGCATATACCAAAAATTGCAAAAAATATAGATGCAAATATGTATTTAGTTTTAGAAAGAAATTTAGAAATATTTAGATTGTCTCTTTTTACTGTTGATTATACAATTCTTGCAAAAAAACATGTAACCTTTTCTATTATGGATAATGTATTTGATACGGAAACTAAAATTAGTAGGTTTTTTAAAATGAATTATTTAGAGAATTATCTAATTAAATTCTCAACAACAACGATTAATATAGAAGAATATATAGATAATATTTTAAATAGTTTACATATATTAAATCCTGTTGCTTATGACTATAATAGAATGCTTTATGTTCATTTTAATAGAGCAACAAAATATATTAAAGATGGATATAAATTTTTGCTTTTTAATAAAACAAAAAAGAGTTTAAATTTATTAAAAAATATTCCTGTCTTATATATTGCAGCAGGACCATCATTAGATGATAATATAGAGTGGATAAAACAAAATCATAATAGATTTTTTATAGTAACTATTGGAGCAGCATATAAAAAATTACTTTTAAATAATATTCATATAGATGTTATATCTACATTAGATCAAGATTTTAAAGCTTTAAATGAAAAACAATTTGATGATGAAAGTGTGGAAAAAATTTCTAAAAATACTATTATCTTTGCTTCAAATATGACAAATGAAAATATACTAAAAAAATTTAATAAAGATAATCTATTTTTATACGAAGTTTTTAGTAAACTTCATAAGGATAATATAGTTTTTCAAGGTTTTAGTGTTGGAGAAATAACTCTTAATATTTTGTTAGATTTAAATATAAAAGAGCTTTATTTAATAGGACTTGATTTAGCACTAAATCAAGAAACTGGTGAAAGCCATTCAAAAGATTCAAATTCTGCTACAACTAAACTAAATTTAAATGAAAAAATAAATAGAGATACCTATAGTGCAAGAGAAAGTTTAATTAAGGTAAAAGGTAATTATAGAGAGTATGTATATACAACCCCAATGTTTTTTAGTTCAATAAAAAGCCTTGAAGAAAAAGTAAAAATAAAATTTAAAGATGTAGTAATTTATAACTTATCTACAAATGGAGCATTTTTTAATGGAGTAATTCCAGTAAAACAAGAAGATATCAACTTTAATGAATTAAAAAAGGTAGAGTTTGGATATGATGAGCTTATAAAAAAATTAAAATACTACTCTTTAACAGGAATCTCATCAAAATCAAAAGAAATTATTAATAAAGAGATAGGGTTTATTGAAAAAAATATTATAGAAATTATAGATAAAATAAAGAAAACTAAATATAAAAACTTTGAAGAACTTCTTGTAGATGAATATTCAATATTAACTACATTGGATATTAATAATTGCGACCTTTTATACCAAATTTTAGTAAATTATTTCCAAATTAGTGCACCATATTTACTATATCATTTTAATGATATAAAAATAAAAGATGAAAGTAAAAAGGTTAAGAAAATACATGAGATATCTATAAGACAAATTAGGGATATTATTGAAGATTATCTTTTATGTTTAAAAAGAGTTATTTAA
- a CDS encoding acylneuraminate cytidylyltransferase family protein, whose translation MKNRYLAIVPARGGSKRLPRKNILDLYGKPLIAYSIEAGLKSKYIDKVAVSSDDDKILEISKKYGAEAIKRPDELASDTATTFDTIKHAIDNFEEYDYIVLLQPTSPLRNEKHINEAIEFLEEKKADAVISICEMEHSPLWSNTLPEDRKMDSFLRDEVINKRSQDLEKYYRLNGAIYICKTDKLLENKSFFLKDNIFAYIMNKESSIDIDEEIDFEMVKLLMIHK comes from the coding sequence ATGAAAAATAGATATTTAGCAATAGTCCCAGCTCGTGGAGGAAGTAAAAGACTTCCAAGAAAAAATATACTTGATTTATACGGCAAACCACTTATTGCATACAGTATTGAAGCTGGACTTAAAAGTAAATATATTGATAAAGTTGCTGTAAGTAGTGATGATGATAAAATTTTAGAGATTTCAAAAAAATATGGAGCAGAAGCTATAAAAAGACCAGATGAATTAGCAAGTGATACAGCCACAACATTTGATACAATAAAACATGCAATAGATAACTTTGAAGAGTATGATTATATAGTTTTACTTCAACCGACAAGCCCTCTTAGAAATGAAAAACATATAAATGAAGCAATAGAGTTTTTAGAAGAAAAAAAAGCTGATGCAGTGATAAGTATTTGTGAAATGGAGCATAGCCCACTTTGGAGTAATACTTTGCCAGAAGATAGAAAAATGGATAGTTTTTTAAGAGATGAAGTTATAAATAAACGAAGTCAAGATTTAGAAAAATATTATAGGCTAAATGGAGCTATTTATATATGTAAAACTGATAAACTTTTAGAAAATAAAAGCTTTTTTCTAAAAGACAATATTTTTGCATATATTATGAATAAAGAGAGTTCTATTGATATTGATGAAGAGATAGATTTTGAAATGGTTAAATTATTAATGATACATAAGTAA
- a CDS encoding nucleotidyltransferase family protein, with protein sequence MQNIENIKLTANSTIKEALQIINQGAIQIALVVDENDRLIGTLTDGDIRRGLLKNYTLDDTINDLYFKNPITSLNTETKDKIIQKAIKNQIYQIPIVDEKNVLVDIVNLATLLKTTNKRNRVILMAGGLGTRLRPLTEDTPKPMLKVGNKPILETIIKNFASHGFINITISLNYKGDIIKDYFKDGSDFGVNIDYIEENNRLGTAGALSLLKDKPNEPFFVMNGDLLTDVNFSNLLDFHSFANANATMCVREYEYQIPYGVVQTEDDNIIAIEEKPIKKFFVNAGIYVLSPNIFELIPKNEFFDMPTLFNILVEKERKVLSFPIHEYWLDIGRMSDFEQAQSEYFRVFNEK encoded by the coding sequence ATGCAAAATATAGAAAACATAAAATTAACAGCAAATTCAACAATAAAAGAGGCATTACAAATAATCAACCAAGGTGCTATACAAATAGCACTAGTGGTAGATGAAAATGATAGATTAATAGGAACTCTTACAGATGGAGATATAAGAAGGGGACTTCTAAAAAATTATACTTTAGATGATACTATAAATGATTTATATTTTAAAAATCCTATTACTTCTTTAAATACTGAGACAAAAGATAAAATAATACAAAAAGCTATAAAAAATCAAATTTATCAAATTCCAATTGTAGATGAAAAGAATGTTTTGGTTGATATAGTAAATTTAGCAACTTTACTTAAAACCACAAATAAGAGAAATAGAGTTATTTTAATGGCAGGTGGACTTGGAACAAGATTAAGACCACTTACAGAAGATACTCCAAAGCCTATGTTAAAAGTTGGGAATAAGCCTATTTTAGAAACAATTATTAAAAACTTTGCAAGTCACGGGTTTATAAATATTACAATTAGTTTAAACTACAAAGGTGATATTATAAAAGATTATTTCAAAGATGGAAGTGATTTTGGAGTAAATATAGATTATATTGAAGAAAATAATAGATTGGGAACAGCTGGAGCCTTGAGTCTTCTAAAAGATAAACCAAACGAGCCTTTTTTTGTTATGAATGGAGATCTATTAACAGATGTAAATTTTTCAAATTTATTAGATTTTCACTCTTTTGCAAATGCGAATGCTACAATGTGTGTAAGAGAGTATGAGTATCAAATACCATATGGAGTAGTACAGACAGAAGATGATAATATTATAGCAATAGAAGAAAAACCTATAAAAAAATTCTTTGTAAATGCAGGAATTTATGTTTTATCTCCAAATATTTTTGAGCTTATTCCAAAAAATGAGTTCTTTGATATGCCAACTCTTTTTAATATATTAGTGGAAAAAGAGAGAAAAGTTTTATCTTTTCCTATTCATGAATATTGGCTTGATATTGGTAGAATGAGCGATTTTGAACAAGCACAAAGTGAATATTTTAGAGTATTTAATGAAAAATAG